A single Crateriforma conspicua DNA region contains:
- a CDS encoding zinc-dependent metalloprotease — protein MSAPASAASLPPFDKVSEDYTEIKVSDQTASKGLFRLWKREKDAQLLGELPKNFSTKRYFIALTVSSGDRYAGLQAGEWVVQWRRYDDRLALIAPNLDIKASGEPEAKSSVKRLFTDRVLLDIPIVAIGPSGGPVIDLDNLLVGSASTFFGSSVRQSSRSRIKSLEKAKVFPENVEIAFEIVGANSRLQTIHYSFSEVPSASSGFRPRKADERVGYFTTSFTDLGKYEDDETVIRFINRWRLQKRDPKLKLSPPKEPIRFYVEHTAPVRYRRWIKAGVDYWNKAFEKVGIVDAIVIEYQDAESKVHMEKDPEDVRYNFIRWLNNDVGTAIGPSRVHPETGEILDADIILTDGWIRHFNFNYHELMPKLAMEGMTAETLAWLGRHPNWDPRVRLAAPENANHLRAKYARQAQQPMAGFKMAQADPSLLGDDEFDGLYGQISQKNGLCMAASSRSLDLALARMDWALTLMADEEAEKEKEKKEKEAAESDKKKQDDDKEKDGDEKDDDESSDDEDEDADKDDEAVAKSDDDDAKSKKADPGELLDGMPEWFVGPLLADLVAHEVGHTLGLRHNFKASSLLTLDEINSKDVKGKRTFASSVMDYAPINYRYEAGETQGDYAMIDIGPYDFWAIEYGYTFEEKDLPEILKRCVEPELQYATDEDTSGPDPYARRYDFAKDPLSYCQEQMKLVNLYRGRLLDSFVKDGDSWAKARRGYELTLSLQSRTVSMMANWIGGAFVNRDKKGDPGDRPPVQVVPAKDQREALEYVIETTFRDEAFGLEPKLLERMGVDKWLGGGSRSALSDEATWPIHDRVLGMQASALTMLMNPTTLRRVYDNELRLPPEEDALTLPELLDRISNAVWTELGEECPEDRDDRNPMISSLRRNLQREHLQRLIDLILDSSDDVAAQMPISNLSRMQLRNLSNRIKVTMDKCAGKIDAYTMAHLTESKERIDRALDAGYTYNGGSQQQMPIMMMLMGQQGQPVQPGQQPATTP, from the coding sequence ATGTCCGCACCGGCCTCGGCCGCCAGCCTGCCCCCGTTTGATAAGGTTTCGGAAGACTACACCGAGATCAAAGTCTCCGATCAAACGGCCAGCAAAGGCTTGTTCCGTTTGTGGAAGCGGGAAAAGGACGCTCAGTTGCTGGGCGAATTGCCCAAGAACTTCAGCACCAAGCGGTACTTCATCGCATTGACCGTCAGCAGTGGGGATCGATATGCGGGACTACAGGCCGGCGAATGGGTCGTCCAGTGGCGTCGTTACGATGACCGGCTGGCACTGATCGCCCCGAATCTGGACATCAAAGCGTCGGGCGAACCGGAAGCCAAATCGTCGGTCAAACGACTGTTCACCGACCGAGTCTTGCTGGACATTCCGATCGTCGCGATCGGCCCCAGCGGTGGTCCGGTGATCGACTTGGACAATCTGTTGGTCGGCAGCGCGTCGACGTTCTTCGGATCGTCGGTTCGGCAATCGTCACGGTCACGCATCAAGTCGTTGGAAAAGGCGAAGGTCTTTCCCGAAAACGTCGAGATCGCTTTTGAGATCGTCGGTGCCAACAGCCGCCTGCAAACGATCCACTATTCGTTCAGCGAAGTCCCCTCGGCATCGTCGGGCTTCCGTCCCCGCAAGGCGGACGAACGAGTGGGTTACTTCACAACATCGTTCACCGACCTGGGCAAATACGAGGACGATGAAACCGTCATTCGCTTCATCAATCGCTGGCGTCTACAAAAGCGGGATCCGAAGCTGAAGCTCAGCCCGCCCAAAGAACCGATCCGCTTTTACGTCGAACACACCGCCCCGGTGCGTTATCGCCGCTGGATCAAAGCCGGCGTGGATTATTGGAACAAGGCGTTTGAAAAGGTCGGTATCGTCGATGCGATCGTGATCGAATACCAGGACGCCGAAAGCAAGGTCCACATGGAAAAGGACCCCGAGGACGTTCGATACAACTTCATTCGCTGGCTGAACAACGACGTCGGGACGGCCATCGGCCCGAGCCGCGTGCATCCCGAAACGGGTGAAATTCTGGACGCCGATATCATCCTGACCGACGGCTGGATCCGCCACTTCAATTTCAATTATCACGAATTGATGCCCAAGCTGGCGATGGAAGGCATGACGGCGGAAACGCTGGCATGGCTGGGACGTCACCCGAATTGGGATCCGCGTGTCCGCTTGGCCGCTCCCGAAAACGCCAACCACTTGCGTGCCAAGTACGCTCGCCAAGCACAACAGCCGATGGCCGGGTTCAAGATGGCACAGGCCGACCCCAGCCTGTTGGGCGACGATGAATTTGATGGGCTGTACGGCCAGATCAGTCAAAAGAACGGTCTGTGCATGGCCGCCAGCAGCCGCAGCCTGGACCTGGCACTGGCCCGCATGGACTGGGCGTTGACCTTGATGGCGGACGAAGAAGCCGAAAAGGAAAAAGAGAAGAAGGAAAAGGAAGCCGCGGAGTCGGATAAGAAGAAACAGGACGACGACAAAGAAAAGGATGGCGACGAGAAGGACGACGACGAATCGTCTGATGACGAAGACGAAGATGCCGACAAGGATGACGAAGCGGTCGCCAAGAGTGACGATGACGACGCGAAGTCCAAGAAGGCGGATCCCGGTGAATTGCTGGACGGCATGCCGGAGTGGTTCGTCGGACCGTTGCTGGCCGACTTGGTCGCCCACGAGGTCGGACACACGTTGGGCCTGCGTCACAACTTCAAAGCCAGTTCACTGTTGACGCTGGACGAAATCAACAGCAAAGACGTCAAAGGCAAACGCACCTTCGCCAGTTCGGTGATGGATTACGCGCCGATCAACTATCGCTACGAAGCCGGCGAAACGCAGGGCGATTACGCGATGATCGACATCGGCCCCTATGATTTCTGGGCTATCGAATACGGCTACACCTTTGAAGAAAAGGACTTGCCGGAAATCCTGAAACGCTGCGTCGAACCGGAACTGCAATACGCAACCGACGAAGACACCAGCGGACCGGATCCGTACGCCCGGCGATATGATTTTGCCAAGGATCCGCTGTCGTATTGTCAGGAACAGATGAAGCTGGTGAATCTGTATCGCGGTCGCCTTCTGGATTCGTTCGTCAAAGACGGCGACAGTTGGGCCAAGGCGCGACGCGGCTATGAATTGACACTGTCATTGCAATCCCGAACGGTCAGCATGATGGCCAACTGGATCGGCGGTGCGTTCGTCAATCGCGACAAGAAGGGTGACCCCGGTGACCGGCCTCCGGTCCAAGTGGTGCCTGCCAAGGACCAGCGTGAAGCGTTGGAATACGTGATCGAAACCACGTTCCGTGACGAAGCTTTCGGCCTGGAACCCAAACTGCTGGAACGCATGGGCGTGGACAAATGGCTGGGCGGCGGATCGCGTTCGGCTCTGTCCGACGAAGCGACTTGGCCGATCCATGATCGCGTGCTTGGAATGCAAGCGTCGGCGCTGACGATGTTGATGAATCCGACCACGCTGCGTCGTGTGTATGACAACGAATTACGTCTTCCGCCGGAAGAAGACGCGTTGACGTTGCCCGAATTGCTGGACCGTATCAGCAATGCGGTGTGGACCGAGTTGGGCGAAGAATGCCCCGAAGACCGAGATGATCGCAATCCGATGATCAGTTCGCTGCGACGCAACTTGCAACGCGAACACCTGCAACGCTTGATCGATTTGATCCTGGACAGCAGCGATGACGTGGCGGCACAAATGCCGATCAGCAATCTGTCCCGCATGCAACTTCGGAACCTGAGCAATCGCATCAAGGTGACGATGGACAAGTGTGCCGGAAAGATCGACGCTTATACGATGGCCCACCTGACGGAATCCAAGGAACGGATCGATCGTGCTTTGGACGCGGGTTACACCTACAACGGTGGCTCCCAACAGCAGATGCCGATCATGATGATGTTGATGGGCCAACAAGGTCAGCCGGTCCAACCCGGCCAGCAACCCGCGACGACGCCGTAG
- a CDS encoding Hsp20/alpha crystallin family protein, with the protein MTRRPGLTVPDSLASASRDLNELFDRLFDAPLRVSGSQAWFAPTSVWEDDGHFTVEMDLPGIAPDDLDVTVDDGKLTVTAKRADAEDRKYLHQERRFGELTRSITLPESVDPESIEAEYAHGVLRVTLTKRPEVQPRKIDIKVG; encoded by the coding sequence ATGACTCGACGCCCCGGCTTAACGGTCCCCGATTCGCTTGCTTCGGCGTCACGCGATTTGAATGAGCTGTTTGACCGCCTGTTCGACGCTCCGCTGCGTGTCAGCGGATCGCAGGCTTGGTTTGCTCCGACATCGGTTTGGGAAGACGACGGACACTTCACCGTCGAAATGGACCTACCCGGCATCGCACCGGATGATTTGGACGTGACGGTCGATGACGGCAAGTTGACCGTGACGGCCAAGCGGGCCGATGCGGAAGACCGCAAGTACCTGCACCAAGAACGCCGGTTCGGCGAACTGACCCGCAGCATCACGCTGCCCGAATCGGTCGACCCGGAATCGATCGAGGCCGAATACGCACACGGTGTGCTGCGTGTGACCCTGACCAAGCGTCCGGAAGTCCAGCCGCGGAAGATCGACATCAAAGTCGGCTGA